The proteins below come from a single Stutzerimonas stutzeri RCH2 genomic window:
- a CDS encoding PA1414 family protein has protein sequence MKARLNEMFWKLAVALGLIEPPRLQPIPVRARRQQDRRASR, from the coding sequence ATGAAAGCAAGGCTCAATGAAATGTTCTGGAAGCTGGCGGTCGCTCTTGGCTTGATCGAGCCACCTCGTCTGCAGCCCATTCCAGTGCGCGCCCGCCGTCAGCAGGATCGCCGCGCTTCCCGGTAA
- a CDS encoding glutathione S-transferase translates to MITVHHLNHSRSHRVLWLMEELELLYELKRYPRDPKTMLAPAELKAVHPLGKSPVITDGELTLAESAAILEYLLERYGNGRLAPQSSSAEYRRFRYWMHYAEGSAMPPMLLKLVFDRVATGPMPFFIRPVARAIAKGANRAFIGPQLKTHLDYMEAELGKSDWFAGDNFSAADIQMSFPIEAARARAGLDESRPRLMNFLQRIQQRPAYKRAVERGGPALPAA, encoded by the coding sequence ATGATCACAGTCCATCACCTGAATCACTCCAGATCCCATCGCGTCCTCTGGCTGATGGAGGAACTGGAGCTGCTTTATGAGCTCAAGCGCTATCCCCGCGACCCGAAGACGATGCTCGCCCCGGCCGAACTCAAAGCCGTTCATCCACTGGGAAAATCGCCGGTGATCACCGATGGCGAACTGACGTTGGCCGAATCGGCAGCCATTCTGGAATATCTGCTGGAGCGATACGGAAATGGCCGGCTCGCGCCGCAAAGCAGCAGCGCGGAGTACCGCAGGTTCCGCTACTGGATGCACTACGCCGAAGGGTCGGCGATGCCGCCGATGTTGCTCAAGCTGGTATTCGACCGGGTCGCCACCGGGCCGATGCCCTTCTTTATCCGCCCGGTGGCACGAGCGATCGCTAAGGGCGCCAATCGGGCCTTCATCGGGCCGCAGCTAAAGACTCATCTCGATTACATGGAAGCGGAACTGGGGAAATCCGACTGGTTCGCTGGAGATAACTTCAGCGCGGCGGACATACAAATGAGTTTTCCGATCGAAGCGGCGCGCGCCAGAGCCGGACTGGACGAGAGCCGCCCGCGGCTGATGAATTTCCTGCAGCGTATACAACAGCGGCCCGCCTATAAACGAGCCGTGGAACGCGGAGGACCCGCCTTGCCCGCCGCGTAG
- a CDS encoding tRNA-uridine aminocarboxypropyltransferase → MSRPRCSRCQRPLSLCLCALIPALDSRTRVLVLQHSSEASHALNTARLAVLGLRNAQLLVGEDFIDESSGDVPSYLLFPGEDAVPLSTLAGADRPIRLIVPDGTWRKARKILHVNPWLAALPRVALPEGLTSRYRLRKAPMPGALSTIEAIVTALNILESPAGFDELLRPFDALIEGQIDAMGALTYQRNHAGGA, encoded by the coding sequence ATGTCCCGTCCACGATGTTCGCGCTGCCAGCGCCCCTTGTCGCTCTGCCTGTGTGCGCTGATACCAGCCCTGGATAGCCGCACCCGGGTGCTTGTCCTGCAGCATTCCAGCGAGGCGAGTCACGCGCTGAATACGGCGCGCTTGGCGGTGTTGGGGCTGCGTAACGCGCAGCTGCTGGTCGGCGAGGATTTCATCGATGAATCCAGCGGCGACGTGCCGAGCTACCTGTTGTTTCCCGGTGAGGATGCGGTGCCGCTGAGCACACTTGCAGGCGCCGACCGGCCCATCCGCCTGATCGTGCCGGACGGGACCTGGCGCAAGGCGCGCAAGATTCTGCATGTTAATCCTTGGTTGGCAGCGCTGCCGCGGGTAGCGCTGCCAGAAGGGCTGACCTCTCGCTATCGCTTGCGCAAGGCACCGATGCCGGGGGCGCTGTCGACCATCGAGGCAATCGTCACGGCACTGAATATCCTGGAAAGCCCTGCGGGATTCGATGAGTTGCTTCGACCGTTCGACGCGCTGATCGAGGGGCAGATCGACGCGATGGGCGCGCTCACGTATCAGCGCAACCACGCCGGCGGAGCGTGA